From one Thalassobaculum sp. OXR-137 genomic stretch:
- a CDS encoding acetoin utilization protein AcuC has protein sequence MASPAELNPIVDPSVTARRDPRWTAGVLKPAPGAFPRRPILIGNEIYRHSVYGRRHPLSIQRVTPVIDLARALGWLGEAQYLDCLQAGPEQLTRFHEPDYIAAVAEAERTRHVPEEIRDRYNIGRNGNPVFAEIFRRPATSSGASILAGTLLAGVERGVIHSLAGGTHHGRRSMAWGFCYFNDPVLGILAMLDHGLERVAYVDLDAHHGDGVQDAFHHDDRVLTISVHEDGRWPRTGPVHDRAGGMARNLPVPQGLNDSELEVLVEGAVVPLVERFFPDALVIQTGADGLSDDPQAKLDLSNRALWTAVERLVHCAPRVLVVGGGGYNPWSVARAWTGIWATLNGIDPDVPTQGAAESVLRGLEWNHSRGRNPPEHWFTTIADPPNRGPVRDEIHRLAEAVLQP, from the coding sequence ATGGCCAGCCCCGCAGAGCTAAACCCGATCGTCGATCCCTCGGTCACCGCCCGGCGCGACCCGCGCTGGACGGCCGGTGTGCTGAAGCCGGCGCCGGGGGCGTTCCCGCGCCGACCGATCCTGATCGGCAACGAGATCTACCGCCATTCGGTCTATGGCCGACGCCATCCGCTGTCGATCCAGCGGGTCACGCCGGTGATCGACCTGGCCCGGGCGCTGGGCTGGCTGGGCGAGGCCCAGTATCTCGACTGCCTGCAGGCGGGACCGGAGCAGCTCACCCGCTTCCACGAGCCCGACTACATCGCCGCCGTCGCCGAGGCCGAGCGCACCCGCCACGTGCCGGAAGAGATCCGCGACCGCTACAATATCGGCCGTAACGGCAACCCGGTCTTCGCCGAGATCTTTCGCCGCCCCGCCACCTCCTCGGGGGCGTCGATCCTCGCCGGTACCCTCCTGGCCGGTGTGGAGCGCGGGGTGATCCACTCGCTCGCGGGCGGAACCCACCACGGCCGACGGTCGATGGCCTGGGGCTTCTGCTATTTCAACGATCCGGTCCTCGGTATCCTGGCCATGCTCGACCACGGGCTGGAGCGGGTCGCCTATGTGGATCTGGATGCCCATCACGGCGACGGCGTGCAGGACGCCTTTCACCACGACGACCGGGTGCTCACGATCTCCGTCCACGAGGACGGCCGCTGGCCGCGCACCGGTCCGGTCCATGACCGGGCCGGGGGCATGGCCCGCAACCTGCCGGTACCCCAGGGGCTGAACGACAGCGAGCTGGAGGTCTTGGTGGAGGGCGCGGTCGTGCCATTGGTCGAGCGCTTCTTTCCCGATGCGCTGGTGATCCAGACCGGGGCCGACGGCCTGTCCGACGATCCTCAGGCGAAACTGGACCTGTCGAACCGCGCGCTGTGGACGGCGGTGGAGCGGCTGGTTCATTGCGCACCACGGGTGTTGGTGGTGGGGGGAGGGGGCTATAATCCCTGGTCGGTCGCTCGTGCCTGGACCGGCATCTGGGCGACCCTGAACGGGATCGACCCGGACGTACCGACCCAGGGCGCCGCGGAGTCGGTGCTGCGCGGTCTCGAATGGAACCACAGCCGGGGGCGCAATCCGCCGGAGCACTGGTTCACCACGATCGCCGATCCGCCGAACCGCGGCCCCGTCCGCGACGAGATCCACCGTCTGGCCGAGGCCGTGCTGCAGCCATGA
- a CDS encoding DUF192 domain-containing protein: MRLLALTVFLLLAPAAAWAAELVPLTITTEKGAAHSFQVEIAQTADERAQGLMYRTELGEDRGMLFLFPRRERIAMWMRNTEIPLDMLFIADDGRVTQIHERAVPHSEAIISSRRRVRYVLELPGGTSERLGLAPGALVTSEAMR; encoded by the coding sequence ATGAGACTTCTAGCGCTGACCGTCTTTCTCCTGCTCGCCCCGGCCGCCGCTTGGGCAGCGGAGCTGGTGCCGCTCACCATCACGACGGAGAAGGGGGCCGCCCATTCGTTCCAAGTCGAGATCGCCCAGACCGCCGACGAACGGGCCCAGGGCCTGATGTACCGCACGGAGCTGGGCGAGGACCGGGGCATGCTGTTCCTGTTCCCCCGGCGTGAGCGCATCGCCATGTGGATGCGCAACACCGAGATCCCGCTCGACATGCTGTTCATTGCCGACGACGGCCGGGTGACCCAGATCCACGAGCGCGCGGTCCCCCATTCCGAGGCGATCATCTCGTCCCGTCGGCGGGTGCGCTACGTGCTGGAACTGCCGGGCGGAACCTCCGAGAGGCTGGGCCTCGCGCCAGGCGCGCTGGTGACGTCGGAGGCGATGCGGTAG
- a CDS encoding class I SAM-dependent methyltransferase, with protein sequence MANRTLTFDETLYAYLANVGGREPEVGARLRAVTAEMSEAGMQISADQGNVMAFLVELLGVRRAVEVGTFTGYSALRMALALPEGGSLVCCDVSDEFTRIGRPFWEEAGVADRIDLRLAPATETLQAMIDGGEAGTVDLMFIDADKPNYDAYYELGLVLVRTGGLILVDNVLWSGAVVDETDQSDSTRVIRDLNAKILEDERVSMAMLGIGDGLTMVRKR encoded by the coding sequence ATGGCCAACCGAACCCTGACCTTCGACGAGACCCTCTACGCCTATCTGGCCAATGTCGGAGGCCGGGAGCCGGAGGTCGGCGCCAGACTGCGGGCGGTCACCGCCGAGATGTCCGAGGCCGGCATGCAGATCTCCGCCGACCAGGGCAATGTGATGGCCTTCCTGGTCGAACTTCTCGGGGTCCGGCGGGCGGTGGAGGTGGGCACCTTCACCGGCTATTCCGCCCTGCGCATGGCTCTGGCGCTGCCCGAGGGCGGCTCCCTGGTGTGCTGCGACGTCAGCGACGAGTTCACCCGTATCGGCCGCCCGTTCTGGGAGGAAGCCGGGGTCGCCGACCGCATCGACCTGCGCCTGGCGCCGGCAACGGAAACCCTGCAGGCGATGATCGACGGCGGCGAGGCCGGGACGGTGGACCTGATGTTCATCGACGCCGACAAGCCGAACTACGACGCCTATTACGAGTTGGGCCTGGTGTTGGTGCGGACCGGCGGGCTGATCCTGGTGGACAACGTCCTGTGGTCCGGCGCGGTGGTCGACGAGACGGACCAGAGCGACAGCACCCGGGTGATCCGCGACCTCAACGCCAAGATCCTGGAGGACGAGCGCGTGTCGATGGCGATGCTGGGCATCGGCGACGGGCTGACCATGGTGCGGAAACGGTAA
- a CDS encoding ETC complex I subunit, which yields MMVRIYKPAKTAMQSGRAKTKAWMLEYRAESRRIPEPLMGWVSAGDTTNQVRIPFDSKEEAIAFARKHGFAFIVQEPRERVLKPKAYADNFAFNRRGNWTH from the coding sequence ATGATGGTTCGGATCTACAAGCCGGCGAAGACCGCCATGCAGTCGGGTCGGGCCAAGACCAAGGCTTGGATGCTGGAATACCGGGCCGAGTCCCGCCGGATCCCCGAGCCGCTGATGGGTTGGGTCTCGGCCGGCGACACCACGAACCAGGTCCGCATTCCGTTCGACAGCAAGGAAGAGGCGATCGCCTTTGCCCGCAAGCACGGCTTCGCCTTCATCGTCCAGGAGCCCCGCGAGCGGGTGCTGAAGCCGAAGGCCTATGCCGACAATTTCGCGTTCAACCGACGCGGCAACTGGACCCACTGA
- a CDS encoding class I SAM-dependent methyltransferase produces the protein MTDYDKILRSDGQVSMDGSTNAVTYDAWATDYDRELAGWGYEAPTRAAAFLARYLEDKTAARVLDCGCGTGMTGVALREAGFDGPLVGFDMSQASLDVAREKSIYADLQPVDLNGLLPLEADSIDGILCVGVLTYVDQGPLLREWMRVLRPGGVAVFTCRQDFWDSRDFETSLGSLEAEGSLRRLEVTGPMPYLPGNPEFGTKIQIRYGIVGAA, from the coding sequence GTGACCGATTACGACAAGATTCTGCGCAGCGACGGCCAGGTTTCCATGGACGGCAGCACCAACGCCGTGACCTACGACGCCTGGGCCACCGACTATGACCGCGAGTTGGCGGGCTGGGGATACGAAGCCCCGACCCGGGCGGCTGCGTTTCTTGCCAGGTATCTGGAGGACAAGACCGCCGCCCGCGTGCTGGATTGCGGCTGCGGCACCGGGATGACCGGCGTAGCGCTGCGCGAGGCCGGTTTCGACGGCCCCCTGGTCGGGTTCGACATGTCCCAGGCGAGCCTCGACGTCGCCCGCGAAAAGTCCATCTACGCCGACCTGCAACCGGTCGACCTCAACGGTCTGCTACCCCTGGAGGCGGACAGCATCGACGGCATTCTCTGCGTCGGGGTGCTGACCTATGTGGACCAGGGTCCGCTGCTGCGCGAATGGATGCGGGTCCTGCGCCCGGGCGGCGTCGCCGTCTTCACCTGCCGTCAGGATTTCTGGGATAGCCGCGACTTCGAGACAAGCCTGGGCAGCCTGGAAGCCGAAGGCAGCCTGCGGCGCCTGGAGGTCACCGGGCCGATGCCCTACCTCCCCGGCAACCCCGAATTCGGGACGAAGATCCAGATCCGATACGGCATCGTCGGCGCGGCCTGA
- a CDS encoding DMT family transporter, translating to MVSPALPHAGSSNAAKAILMMVAAAGILTVNDAIAKWLTERYPVGQVLAMRGGIVVVLVYSWAVVSGRGSVLRVKSWPLHLARGGLMAVSTFLFVTSLWLLPIADAIAISFAGPIFATALAALILGEPVGWRRWSAVAVGFAGVVVMVRPTPEMFRVVALIPIVAAFVGALRDIVTRRLGTGGESTLMVLIVSTSIVAFAGLLTLPFGWVVPTLSELGLIAATSVLVAVAQGLMIESLRLGEVGLVGPFKYTSLLWALLLGLFVWGDVPGSWTLAGAALVVASGLYIWHRETAMRRST from the coding sequence ATGGTCTCTCCCGCCCTGCCGCATGCCGGTTCCTCCAACGCCGCCAAGGCGATTCTGATGATGGTTGCCGCGGCGGGCATCCTCACCGTCAACGACGCCATCGCGAAATGGCTCACCGAGCGGTACCCGGTGGGTCAGGTGCTGGCGATGCGCGGCGGGATTGTGGTGGTGCTCGTCTATAGCTGGGCCGTCGTCTCCGGCCGCGGATCGGTCCTGCGGGTCAAGAGCTGGCCGCTGCATCTGGCGCGCGGCGGGCTGATGGCGGTCTCCACCTTTCTGTTCGTCACCTCGCTCTGGCTGCTGCCCATCGCCGATGCCATCGCCATCTCCTTCGCCGGCCCGATCTTCGCCACCGCCCTCGCCGCCCTGATCCTGGGCGAGCCGGTGGGCTGGCGGCGATGGAGCGCGGTCGCGGTCGGCTTCGCCGGCGTCGTCGTCATGGTGCGGCCGACCCCGGAGATGTTCCGCGTCGTCGCGCTGATCCCGATCGTGGCCGCCTTCGTCGGTGCCCTGCGGGACATCGTGACCCGCAGGCTGGGGACCGGCGGGGAGTCGACGCTGATGGTGCTGATCGTCTCCACCAGCATCGTCGCCTTTGCCGGGCTGCTGACTCTGCCCTTCGGCTGGGTCGTGCCCACTCTTTCCGAGCTCGGCCTGATCGCCGCCACCTCCGTTCTGGTGGCGGTTGCCCAGGGGCTGATGATCGAGAGCCTGCGGCTCGGCGAGGTCGGTCTGGTCGGGCCGTTCAAATACACCAGCCTTCTCTGGGCGCTGCTGCTCGGCCTGTTCGTATGGGGCGACGTGCCCGGATCCTGGACCCTGGCCGGCGCGGCTCTGGTCGTCGCCAGCGGGCTGTACATCTGGCATCGCGAGACTGCCATGCGCCGCAGCACCTGA
- a CDS encoding ABC-F family ATP-binding cassette domain-containing protein, translating into MLSIRNITVRVAGRILLEDATATIPPGHRVGLVGRNGTGKSTLLKVIVGELQTDLGSVSLTGPFALQNAIGWVRQEAPGGSETPIEHVLAADKERAALLIESETATDPNRIAEIQTRLVDIDAHAAPARAARILAGLGFTEDMQKRPLSEYSGGWRMRVALAGVLFQEPELLLLDEPTNHLDLETTVWLEQHLKAYPKTLIVVSHDRDLLNAVPTTILQVERQTLNQYTGNYDTFERMREERLAQIEAERTKQEAQRKHLQSFVDRFRAKASKARQAQSRIKMLEKMDVIPAAVSDPETRFRFPEPEELAPPLLAIDKASIAYEPGKPILRNLDLRLDPDDRIGLLGANGNGKTTLARFIAGELQAASGEIHRAAKLRVGYVAQHHADELDPNDTAVDHLARRLKGQPVDRVRARLGSVGLTQDKQTTRVGALSGGEKARLSLALVMADDPHVLVLDEPTNHLDIDARIALVQAMNDFSGAVILISHDRRLMELTVDRLWLVADGTVSRFDGDLTAYRDRIRDDRRGEKSRDKDGEKVNKKDQRRQNAESRRQNAELRKQAKDAEKALEKLVQQREAVVAKLGDSSTYDGSTAELQKLIQKKADLDAAIEKAEEHWLATAEALESTAA; encoded by the coding sequence ATGCTGTCGATTCGAAACATCACCGTGCGCGTCGCCGGACGCATCCTGCTCGAAGACGCCACCGCCACGATTCCGCCCGGACACCGGGTCGGCCTGGTCGGGCGCAACGGGACCGGTAAATCGACCCTGCTGAAGGTCATCGTCGGCGAGCTGCAGACCGACCTGGGCTCGGTCAGCCTCACCGGGCCGTTCGCGCTGCAGAACGCCATCGGGTGGGTGCGTCAGGAGGCGCCGGGCGGCAGCGAGACGCCGATCGAGCATGTGCTGGCCGCCGACAAGGAACGCGCCGCCCTGCTGATCGAGTCGGAGACAGCAACCGACCCGAACCGGATCGCCGAAATCCAGACCCGCCTGGTCGATATCGACGCCCATGCCGCCCCGGCCCGGGCCGCCCGGATCCTCGCCGGTCTCGGCTTCACCGAGGACATGCAGAAGCGGCCGCTGTCGGAGTATTCCGGCGGCTGGCGGATGCGCGTGGCGCTGGCCGGCGTGCTGTTCCAGGAGCCGGAACTGCTCCTGCTCGACGAGCCGACCAACCACCTGGACCTGGAGACCACGGTTTGGCTGGAGCAGCACCTCAAGGCCTATCCCAAGACGCTGATCGTCGTCAGCCACGACCGCGACCTGCTGAACGCGGTGCCGACCACGATCCTGCAGGTCGAGCGGCAGACCCTGAACCAGTACACCGGCAACTACGACACCTTCGAGCGCATGCGCGAGGAGCGGCTGGCGCAGATCGAGGCGGAACGCACCAAGCAGGAAGCCCAGCGCAAGCATCTGCAGTCCTTCGTCGACCGCTTCCGTGCCAAGGCGTCCAAGGCCCGCCAGGCCCAGAGCCGGATCAAGATGCTGGAGAAGATGGACGTGATCCCGGCGGCCGTGTCCGATCCGGAGACCCGCTTCCGCTTCCCCGAGCCGGAGGAACTGGCGCCGCCGCTGCTGGCGATCGACAAGGCGTCGATTGCCTACGAACCGGGCAAGCCGATCCTGCGCAACCTCGACCTGCGCCTGGATCCGGACGACCGCATCGGACTGCTCGGCGCCAACGGCAACGGCAAGACGACCCTGGCGCGCTTCATCGCAGGCGAACTTCAGGCCGCCAGCGGCGAGATCCATCGCGCGGCGAAGCTGCGGGTCGGCTATGTCGCCCAGCACCATGCCGACGAACTCGATCCGAACGACACGGCGGTCGATCACCTCGCCCGCCGCCTGAAGGGGCAGCCGGTGGACCGGGTCCGCGCCCGGCTCGGCTCCGTCGGCCTGACCCAGGACAAGCAGACCACCCGGGTCGGGGCGCTTTCCGGCGGCGAGAAGGCGCGGCTGTCCCTGGCCCTGGTCATGGCCGACGATCCCCATGTCCTGGTGCTCGACGAGCCGACCAACCACCTCGACATCGACGCCCGCATCGCGCTGGTGCAGGCGATGAATGACTTTTCTGGCGCGGTCATCCTGATCAGCCATGACCGGCGCCTGATGGAGCTGACGGTCGACCGGCTGTGGCTGGTCGCCGACGGTACGGTGTCGCGCTTCGACGGCGACCTGACCGCCTATCGCGACCGGATTCGCGACGACCGCCGCGGCGAGAAGAGCCGGGACAAGGACGGCGAGAAGGTCAACAAGAAGGACCAACGCCGCCAGAACGCCGAGAGCCGACGTCAGAACGCCGAGCTGCGCAAGCAGGCGAAGGACGCCGAGAAGGCCCTGGAAAAGCTCGTGCAGCAACGCGAGGCGGTGGTCGCCAAACTCGGCGACTCCTCGACCTATGACGGGTCGACCGCGGAGCTGCAGAAGCTTATCCAGAAGAAGGCGGATCTCGACGCCGCCATCGAGAAGGCCGAGGAACACTGGCTGGCAACCGCCGAGGCGCTGGAATCGACAGCGGCCTGA
- a CDS encoding rhodanese-like domain-containing protein encodes MAKTIDAATLKATLDGDGEIALIDVREQAAYGASHPILAANIPLGQLEMRVGEQVPRRSTRIVVEDAGEGLAQRAAALLEGFGYTDVSVLGGGTKAWADAGFELFSGMYVPSKAFGEFVEHAYDTPSVSADELKAMMDSGEKLVVLDSRPMDEYRVMNIPTGIDVPGAELVYRVGQVAPDADTTVVVNCAGRTRSIIGAQSLINAGIPNKVVALRNGTMGWHLSGYQLEHGNDRTAPAPADDTFAKALDHAQACAKRFGVKTVDADTLDSWRGERDSRTLAILDVRTLEEFEAQRIADSRHAPGGQLVQATDSYLPVRNARVVLVDDRKVRALMTASWLVQLGWNDVHVLDAPMDSQRTASGRYTPEILGLETVAHVKSVPAAAAKALVEAGAVILDLAKALDYRDAHPEGAWWAGRVAIAENLSKIPADKILVLTSPDGMLARFAAADLADSGREVVTIDGGTAAWKVANLPMQSGMTAVLSEPNDSYLRPYDRTNKAEIEKAMNDYLTWEVALVEQIKKAGGISFKHFPA; translated from the coding sequence ATGGCCAAGACGATCGACGCAGCGACCCTGAAGGCGACGCTGGACGGGGACGGGGAGATCGCGCTGATCGACGTGCGCGAACAGGCGGCCTACGGGGCGTCGCATCCGATCCTCGCGGCCAATATCCCGCTTGGTCAGCTCGAGATGCGGGTCGGCGAGCAGGTCCCGCGCCGCTCCACGCGCATCGTGGTCGAGGACGCGGGCGAGGGGTTGGCCCAGCGGGCCGCCGCGCTGCTGGAAGGCTTCGGCTATACCGACGTATCGGTCCTTGGGGGCGGCACCAAGGCCTGGGCCGATGCCGGGTTCGAGCTGTTCAGCGGCATGTACGTCCCGTCCAAGGCGTTCGGCGAGTTCGTCGAGCATGCCTATGACACGCCGTCTGTATCGGCCGACGAATTGAAGGCGATGATGGATTCCGGCGAGAAGCTGGTCGTCCTCGACAGCCGGCCGATGGACGAGTACCGGGTCATGAACATCCCCACCGGCATCGACGTGCCGGGCGCCGAGCTGGTCTATCGGGTCGGGCAGGTTGCACCCGATGCCGATACCACCGTGGTGGTGAACTGCGCCGGCCGCACCCGGTCGATCATCGGCGCCCAGTCGCTGATCAATGCCGGCATCCCCAACAAGGTTGTGGCCTTGCGCAATGGCACCATGGGCTGGCACCTGTCGGGCTATCAGCTCGAGCATGGCAACGACCGCACCGCCCCGGCGCCGGCGGACGACACGTTCGCCAAGGCGCTGGACCATGCGCAGGCCTGTGCCAAGCGGTTCGGGGTAAAGACCGTGGACGCCGACACCTTGGACAGCTGGCGCGGCGAGCGGGACAGCCGCACCCTTGCCATTCTCGATGTGCGCACCCTGGAGGAGTTCGAGGCGCAGCGCATCGCCGACAGCCGGCACGCCCCGGGTGGCCAGCTCGTGCAGGCGACCGACAGCTACCTGCCGGTGCGCAACGCCCGCGTCGTCCTGGTCGACGACCGCAAGGTCCGTGCGCTGATGACCGCGAGCTGGCTTGTCCAGCTCGGCTGGAACGACGTCCATGTGCTGGACGCCCCCATGGACAGCCAGCGGACGGCCTCGGGGCGCTACACGCCGGAGATCCTCGGCCTGGAGACGGTGGCCCACGTCAAGTCGGTCCCCGCCGCGGCGGCCAAGGCGCTGGTGGAAGCGGGGGCCGTCATTCTGGATCTGGCCAAGGCGCTGGACTATCGCGACGCACATCCCGAGGGGGCGTGGTGGGCCGGCCGCGTCGCAATCGCGGAGAACCTGTCGAAGATCCCGGCGGACAAGATCCTCGTCCTCACCTCGCCGGACGGGATGCTGGCGCGCTTCGCCGCCGCCGATCTGGCCGACAGCGGCCGCGAGGTGGTCACGATCGACGGAGGCACGGCCGCCTGGAAGGTCGCGAACCTGCCGATGCAGAGCGGCATGACGGCCGTACTGTCGGAGCCGAATGACAGTTACCTGCGGCCCTACGACCGCACCAACAAGGCGGAAATCGAGAAGGCGATGAACGACTACCTGACGTGGGAAGTCGCGCTGGTCGAGCAGATCAAGAAGGCCGGCGGCATCAGCTTCAAGCACTTCCCGGCCTGA
- a CDS encoding HD-GYP domain-containing protein, translating to MADRPASPPRKPRLVFCTSRPARYAAVLNTLRETFAITVTGNDSTASDAIESRPDAVIIEDQLVGGDGIWLAQQAHALRGDSRRTLIMVAPKQTLQVGRLLEEGVIDAAIVGAPEPGEFLERFWRAHGTATEDEAIGALSAPASRVIRDSRQLFTRLEGMAESGAIDLEGRRLVATAAASVVDLAGDPSVAPMLHQLRGHHDNTFAHSLRVGILMASFGRAIGVPQDQLRLMAETGLLHDIGKMQVPLAILAKPGSLTEDERRVMNLHPVFGADLVQDGYSDLPALVAAVRHHHEKLDGTGYPDGQARGQIHEMSLCTAVVDIFSALTDRRDYKPPMERDQAFDIMDSIVGTHLEPRLYKRFRELVLDTELVEEPLV from the coding sequence TTGGCCGACCGCCCCGCCTCCCCGCCCCGCAAGCCGCGGCTCGTGTTCTGCACCAGCCGTCCGGCACGCTATGCGGCCGTGCTCAACACGCTGCGGGAGACGTTCGCGATCACGGTGACGGGGAACGATTCCACCGCGTCGGACGCGATCGAGAGCCGGCCCGACGCGGTCATCATCGAGGACCAGCTCGTCGGCGGCGACGGGATCTGGCTCGCCCAGCAGGCCCACGCCCTGCGCGGCGACAGCCGGCGGACACTGATCATGGTGGCGCCGAAACAGACCCTGCAGGTGGGACGCCTGCTCGAGGAGGGCGTGATCGACGCGGCGATCGTCGGGGCGCCGGAGCCGGGCGAGTTCCTGGAGCGGTTCTGGCGGGCCCACGGCACCGCCACCGAAGACGAGGCGATCGGCGCCCTCTCCGCCCCGGCCTCCCGGGTGATCCGGGACAGCCGCCAGCTCTTCACCCGGCTCGAGGGCATGGCCGAAAGCGGTGCGATCGATCTGGAGGGGCGGCGCCTGGTGGCCACTGCCGCCGCGAGCGTGGTCGACCTCGCGGGCGATCCGAGCGTGGCGCCCATGCTTCATCAGCTTCGGGGGCACCACGACAACACCTTCGCTCATAGTCTTCGGGTCGGAATCCTGATGGCGTCCTTCGGCCGGGCCATCGGCGTCCCGCAGGACCAGCTTCGGCTGATGGCGGAGACCGGGTTGCTTCACGATATCGGCAAGATGCAGGTACCGCTGGCGATCCTGGCGAAGCCCGGATCCCTCACAGAGGACGAACGTCGGGTGATGAACCTGCATCCGGTGTTCGGCGCCGACCTCGTCCAGGACGGCTACAGCGACCTGCCGGCTCTGGTCGCAGCCGTCCGGCACCACCACGAGAAGCTCGACGGCACGGGCTACCCTGACGGCCAGGCCCGCGGACAGATCCACGAAATGTCCCTATGCACCGCCGTGGTCGACATCTTCTCCGCGCTCACGGACCGGCGGGACTACAAGCCGCCGATGGAGCGGGACCAGGCATTCGACATCATGGACTCGATTGTCGGAACTCATCTTGAACCCCGACTGTACAAACGGTTCAGAGAACTGGTGCTGGACACCGAACTGGTCGAGGAACCGCTCGTCTGA
- the metC gene encoding cystathionine beta-lyase → MAEDRQHKTRTRLIHAGRTPHEFKGVVNTPVFHASTVLAPSLAAWREVRAAPLPNYPEGVDAAVTYGVSGTPTTYRLEAALCEIYKAGDVVMTSSGLSAITAGLLAVVKAGDHLLMTDTAYFPTRKFCEQVLAKYGVETTYYDPRIGAGIAELMRPNTTCVYTESPGSQTFEVQDIPAIAEVAHKAGAVVMMDNTWGTPLFCDPFALGVDIVNEAVTKYIGGHSDVIMGLIASTREYSEQVRSTVRLHGHYVAPDDLFLAARGLRTMEIRLRQTGETGLALARWMEQRPEIECVLHPALESHPDHALWKRDFTGCSGLFSAVFKPVPDQALAAFYDGLTLFGMGASWGGFESLVKPTDITLERSATAWPHEGPIVRFYTGLEDPDDLIADVEAGLDRMRAVAAAAG, encoded by the coding sequence ATGGCCGAAGACCGCCAGCACAAAACCCGCACCCGACTGATTCACGCCGGACGGACGCCGCACGAATTCAAAGGAGTCGTGAACACTCCGGTGTTCCACGCCTCGACGGTCCTCGCACCGAGTCTGGCGGCGTGGCGGGAAGTCCGCGCGGCGCCGCTGCCCAATTATCCGGAAGGGGTGGATGCCGCGGTGACCTACGGGGTCAGCGGCACGCCGACCACCTACCGTCTGGAAGCCGCCCTGTGTGAGATCTACAAGGCTGGCGACGTGGTGATGACCTCGTCCGGGCTCTCGGCCATCACCGCCGGCCTGCTGGCGGTCGTGAAAGCCGGAGATCATCTGCTGATGACCGACACCGCCTACTTCCCGACCCGGAAGTTCTGCGAGCAGGTCCTGGCTAAATATGGCGTGGAAACAACCTATTACGACCCGCGGATTGGGGCCGGTATCGCCGAGCTGATGCGCCCGAACACTACCTGCGTCTATACCGAAAGCCCCGGGTCGCAGACCTTCGAGGTGCAGGACATTCCCGCCATCGCCGAGGTCGCCCACAAGGCCGGCGCGGTGGTGATGATGGACAACACCTGGGGCACGCCGCTGTTCTGCGATCCCTTCGCCCTCGGCGTCGACATCGTCAACGAGGCGGTGACCAAGTATATCGGCGGCCATTCCGACGTGATCATGGGGCTGATCGCCAGCACCCGCGAATACAGCGAGCAGGTCCGCTCCACCGTCCGGCTGCACGGCCACTACGTGGCGCCGGACGACCTGTTTCTGGCGGCGCGCGGCCTGCGCACCATGGAGATCCGCCTGCGCCAGACCGGCGAGACCGGCCTCGCCCTGGCCCGCTGGATGGAGCAGCGGCCGGAAATCGAGTGCGTGCTGCATCCGGCGCTGGAAAGCCATCCGGACCATGCTCTGTGGAAGCGCGATTTCACCGGCTGCAGCGGGCTGTTCTCGGCCGTCTTCAAGCCGGTGCCAGATCAGGCTCTGGCCGCCTTCTACGACGGTCTCACCCTGTTCGGCATGGGGGCGAGCTGGGGCGGTTTCGAAAGCCTGGTGAAGCCGACCGACATCACCCTGGAGCGCAGCGCCACCGCCTGGCCCCATGAGGGACCGATCGTCCGGTTCTATACCGGCCTTGAGGATCCGGACGACCTGATCGCCGATGTCGAAGCCGGCCTGGACCGGATGCGGGCCGTCGCCGCCGCGGCGGGATGA